The genome window CTGATTTCAGGCCCTTTTGCGCGTTTCGCCAAGATGGCCCCCAGCCTCTACCAACCAGTCAACACCAACCAGACACCAAAACCCGGACCAACCGGAGCCCCCACCCGATCGTCCCACGGCGACTTTCGCGTCGGCCGGGGGAACCCGCGGCAGCGACTAATTGTACATACTGATCAGCACGTTCTTCAGCGTGCGCATCTCCTCGAGGCACCGGCCGGTGCCCAGAGCGACACAGCTCAACGCCTCGTCCGCGATGGAAACCGGAAGCCCCGTGGCGTGCCGAAGCACGTAATCAAGATTGCGCAGCATCCCGCCACCGCCGGTCAGCACGATACCCTTGTCGACAATGTCGGCGGCAAGCTCCGGCGGAGTCTGTTCCAGCGCGACCTTGACCGCCTCTATGATGGCACCAACCGGCTCGGCCAGGCTTTCTGCGATCTGGCGCTCGGAGATGTTCAGCTCCTTCGGGACGCCGTTCATCAGATCCCGGCCCTTTATTTCCATCATTTCCCCGTCGCCTTCTTCCGGCGGACAGGCGGAACCGATCTTCTTCTTGATCCGCTCGGCAGAGCCTTCCCCGACGAGCAGGTTATGATTGCGACGGATATAGGCAATAATGGCCTCGTCCATCTTGTCGCCACCGACACGCACGGAGCGCGAATAGACAATGCCGCCCAGCGACAGCACCGCAACCTCGGTCGTACCGCCGCCGATATCGACCACCATGGAGCCGGTCGGTTCGGTCACCGGCAGATTGGCGCCAATCGCGGCGGCCATCGGCTCCTCGATCAGGAAGACCCGGCGCGCACCGGCGCTTTCCGCGGATTCCTGAATGGCACGACGCTCCACCGCGGTGGATCCGGACGGCACACAGACAATGACCTGCGGACTGGCGAAGCTGCGGCGATTGTGAACCTTGCGAATGAAGTGCTTGATCATCTCTTCGGCGACTTCGAAGTCGGCGATCACACCATCGCGCAGCGGCCGGATGGCCTGTATGTTGCCGGGCGTACGCCCCAGCATCATCTTCGCCTCGTCCCCGACGGCGAGAACCTGCTTCTTGCCCTTCACTTCGGCGATCGCGACAACGGACGGCTCGTTCAGGACGATGCCACGCCCCTTGACGTAAACCAGCGTGTTGGCCGTACCGAGATCGATCGCCATGTCGGCGGAGAGAAAACCGAGTAACCGAGAAAACATAGTGGCAGCCTTAGCCTCCGACCCCTAGCAATCCAGCCGCATGCCATGTCGCTTTTCAGCCATTGGATGCGGCGGCTCAACACCGCTGAAACCCGCGCGAAATGGAGCGTTGCGGCGCGCTCATACAAGCGTGTGACTTACGCCGATTCAGCCATTCCGGCAATTCTTTTCTCCTTAGGAAATCCGGCAAAAGTAAGGCATTTTCGGTTTATTCGCCCCATCGCGCGACCGAGCACGCGGAATCGCCGATTCGTCCCGCCGACCGGATCGATCAGCGCTCCGTCACCGGCACTGCCGGACGGTCGTCCGTACGCAGGATGCCGAAGGTGTCGTGATCCTGCCAACGCCCGGCGATGCACAGATATTTGCGGGCGCGGCCTTCAAGCCGGAATCCGGATTTCAGAAGCAGGTTCCGGCTCGCCTCGTTGTGAACGAGACAGGCGGCTTCGATGCGGTGAAGGTTCAGCTTGCAGAAGGCGAAATCCAGAAGAATCTGA of Alphaproteobacteria bacterium contains these proteins:
- a CDS encoding rod shape-determining protein, which encodes MFSRLLGFLSADMAIDLGTANTLVYVKGRGIVLNEPSVVAIAEVKGKKQVLAVGDEAKMMLGRTPGNIQAIRPLRDGVIADFEVAEEMIKHFIRKVHNRRSFASPQVIVCVPSGSTAVERRAIQESAESAGARRVFLIEEPMAAAIGANLPVTEPTGSMVVDIGGGTTEVAVLSLGGIVYSRSVRVGGDKMDEAIIAYIRRNHNLLVGEGSAERIKKKIGSACPPEEGDGEMMEIKGRDLMNGVPKELNISERQIAESLAEPVGAIIEAVKVALEQTPPELAADIVDKGIVLTGGGGMLRNLDYVLRHATGLPVSIADEALSCVALGTGRCLEEMRTLKNVLISMYN